A single Mycobacteriales bacterium DNA region contains:
- a CDS encoding SDR family NAD(P)-dependent oxidoreductase — protein MQIEGARVLLTGASRGIGAALADALAARGAELALVARDSPQLREVAARTGGTAYACDLSDASAIPGLVVAVEADGPVDVLVNNAGVSDVGWFLDRTLDEIDQVLAVNLRAPVHLCRLLLPLMVERARGHVVNVSSMAAVFAPPGLATYGATKAALSHFTAGLRADLRDDPVTFTTVTLGSVTTDMDLGAREYGPLRHLSEKSGGRDITPMDDLVAAVLRGIEDERPEVRVPKSMAPLSVLQNVPRKVGRLVFKGAPAKELRTD, from the coding sequence GTGCAGATCGAGGGTGCAAGGGTCCTGCTGACCGGTGCGTCGCGTGGCATCGGGGCCGCGCTCGCGGACGCGCTCGCGGCGAGGGGGGCCGAGCTCGCGCTGGTCGCCCGCGACAGCCCGCAGCTCCGGGAGGTCGCGGCGCGCACCGGCGGCACGGCGTACGCCTGTGACCTCTCCGACGCCAGCGCCATCCCTGGGCTCGTCGTCGCGGTGGAGGCCGACGGGCCGGTCGATGTGCTCGTCAACAACGCCGGCGTCTCCGACGTCGGGTGGTTCCTCGACCGGACCCTCGACGAGATCGACCAGGTGCTCGCGGTCAACCTCCGCGCCCCCGTCCACCTGTGCCGGCTGCTGCTCCCGCTGATGGTCGAGCGCGCCCGCGGTCACGTCGTCAACGTGTCGTCGATGGCGGCCGTCTTCGCGCCCCCCGGCCTCGCGACCTACGGCGCCACCAAGGCCGCCCTGTCCCACTTCACGGCCGGTCTGCGGGCGGACCTGCGCGACGACCCGGTCACCTTCACAACCGTGACGCTCGGCTCGGTGACGACCGACATGGACCTCGGCGCGCGAGAGTACGGCCCGCTGCGGCACCTGTCCGAGAAGAGTGGCGGCCGCGACATCACACCTATGGATGACCTCGTCGCCGCCGTGCTCCGCGGCATCGAGGACGAGCGACCGGAGGTGCGGGTGCCCAAGTCGATGGCGCCGCTGTCGGTGCTGCAGAACGTCCCGCGCAAGGTCGGTCGCCTGGTCTTCAAGGGCGCCCCCGCCAAGGAGCTCCGGACGGACTGA